Proteins from one Argopecten irradians isolate NY chromosome 15, Ai_NY, whole genome shotgun sequence genomic window:
- the LOC138309447 gene encoding von Willebrand factor A domain-containing protein 5A-like isoform X1 gives MIVYSRYHIHTLNSIEHDGTSDVMTLIDLQKFDGVGYWIKILLEHFIKSEDFLKSILPDNLDTSVWATALGVACLQKKFASEKTLWELIEKKALAWLSSQNLAGKTVSELVILARDVLSSPP, from the exons ATGATAGTATATTCCAGATATCATATCCACACATTGAACTCCATTGAACATGACGGAACATCAGATGTTATGACGCTGATAGATCTACAGAAATTTGACGGAGTTGGGTACTGGATCAAGATCTTGCTGGAGCACTTCATCAAAAGTGAAGATTTCCTAAAATCAATACTTCCAGATAATCTT gatacatcagtctgggcgacagctttaggtgtggctTGTCTACAGAAGAAGTTTGCTTCTGAAAAGACTCTTTGGGAACTTATAGAGAAGAAGGCCCTGGCATGGCTGTCCTCCCAGAATCTGGCGGGAAAAACCGTTAGTGAACTTGTCATTCTCGCCCGCGATGTCCTGTCATCGCCTCCATGA
- the LOC138309447 gene encoding von Willebrand factor A domain-containing protein 5A-like isoform X2 encodes MTLIDLQKFDGVGYWIKILLEHFIKSEDFLKSILPDNLDTSVWATALGVACLQKKFASEKTLWELIEKKALAWLSSQNLAGKTVSELVILARDVLSSPP; translated from the exons ATGACGCTGATAGATCTACAGAAATTTGACGGAGTTGGGTACTGGATCAAGATCTTGCTGGAGCACTTCATCAAAAGTGAAGATTTCCTAAAATCAATACTTCCAGATAATCTT gatacatcagtctgggcgacagctttaggtgtggctTGTCTACAGAAGAAGTTTGCTTCTGAAAAGACTCTTTGGGAACTTATAGAGAAGAAGGCCCTGGCATGGCTGTCCTCCCAGAATCTGGCGGGAAAAACCGTTAGTGAACTTGTCATTCTCGCCCGCGATGTCCTGTCATCGCCTCCATGA